From Mobula birostris isolate sMobBir1 chromosome 8, sMobBir1.hap1, whole genome shotgun sequence, the proteins below share one genomic window:
- the LOC140201510 gene encoding tigger transposable element-derived protein 1-like isoform X2 → MMSGKRLTSSSASCKPKQLRKAISLDIELDILRRFDAGEKLSTIAKTLGLATSEVATIRDSRDEIKTSVQIAAPLNAQTLYFHHSKVILNMERLLSMWIKDQTQDNVPLSTNVIQAKAKSLYDELLKEEGSGAQGKPFLASKGWFDMFQKRFNLHKVHNAVASTAINYPSELKKVIDEGAYMPEQVFNVGEMGLFWKRMPDRTYISKEEKAIPGFKASNDRLTLLVGGNAAGDFKLKPLLVYSCENPSALKGYAKPNLPVIWHSNSKAWMTVTIFHDWFINYFCPAVEKYCAKHHLSNKALLILDNTPSHPLNLNDLSNNVRVEYLSLNTAALLQPMDQGVIATFKRYYLRKTFKQLTYATDGEGKPTVREFWKSFNIMNAIDNIAESWDEVKVSTMNGAWKNIWPECINNFSGFPPAESAEKVTRDIVELANEAGFEDVVEGDVIHLLDSYEDYLSDEDLMLLEQEQASQEIDMIETPPAPLQIMTNHLSDALSYIDQVVHILSVNDPNRERSLRVGRLLQDAMSCYREMYKEKVRRKQQSTLDAFLVLKSEPPSP, encoded by the exons atg ATGTCCGGAAAAAGGCTAACAAGTTCAAGTGCAAGTTGTAAACCTAAACAACTACGTAAAGCAATTTCACTGGATATAGAACTCGATATTTTACGAAGGTTTGATGCCGGAGAAAAACTTAGTACAATTGCTAAAACTTTGGGGCTAGCCACATCTGAAGTGGCAACGATAAGAGACAGCAGAGATGAAATTAAGACAAGTGTTCAAATTGCTGCACCATTAAATGCTCAAACACTCTACTTTCACCATAGCAAAGTGATACTTAATATGGAAAGACTCCTGAGCATGTGGATAAAAGACCAGACGCAGGATAATGTGCCATTAAGTACAAATGTTATTCAAGCTAAGGCCAAGAGCCTCTATGATGAACTTTTGAAAGAAGAGGGCAGCGGTGCACAAGGAAAACCTTTCTTGGCAAGTAAAGGGTGGTTTGACATGTTTCAAAAGCGATTCAACTTGCATAAAGTGCATAATGCTGTTGCCAGTACTGCAATAAATTATCCGAGTGAACTGAAGAAGGTAATTGATGAAGGAGCTTACATGCCAGAACAGGTATTTAATGTAGGCGAAATGGGTCTTTTTTGGAAACGCATGCCTGACAGAACATATATTTCAAAAGAAGAGAAGGCCATCCCGGGCTTTAAAGCTTCCAATGATCGCCTGACGCTACTTGTAGGAGGCAATGCTGCTGGTGATTTTAAGTTAAAGCCCCTTCTAGTGTACAGCTGTGAAAATCCCAGCGCTCTCAAGGGTTATGCAAAACCTAACCTACCGGTGATTTGGCACTCAAACAGCAAAGCCTGGATGACTGTGACTATTTTTCATGACTGGTTTATCAACTATTTCTGTCCAGCTGTAGAAAAGTACTGTGCCAAACATCATCTTTCCAACAAAGCACTGCTCATTTTGGATAACACTCCTAGCCACCCACTGAATCTAAATGATCTTTCGAATAATGTGCGAGTTGAGTACTTGTCCCTCAACACAGCAGCCTTATTACAACCAATGGATCAAGGTGTAATTGCAACTTTCAAAAGATATTATTTAAGAAAAACTTTTAAACAATTGACTTATGCAACTGATGGAGAAGGTAAGCCAACAGTTCGAGAATTTTGGAAAAGCTTTAACATTATGAATGCAATAGATAACATAGCTGAGTCATGGGATGAAGTGAAAGTTTCTACAATGAATGGTGCCTGGAAAAACATTTGGCCAGAGTGCATCAACAACTTTAGTGGCTTTCCACCAGCAGAATCAGCAGAAAAGGTTACCAGAGACATAGTAGAGCTAGCAAATGAGGCCGGATTTGAAGATGTTGTCGAAGGAGATGTGATTCACCTCTTGGATTCGTATGAAGATTATTTGTCAGATGAAGATCTCATGTTGTTGGAGCAAGAGCAGGCTTCACAAGAAATTGATATGATAGAAACACCACCAGCTCCTCTTCAAATAATGACAAACCATCTTTCGGATGCCTTATCATACATTGATCAGGTTGTGCATATCCTTAGTGTGAACGACCCAAACCGAGAACGTAGTCTAAGGGTTGGCCGCTTACTGCAAGATGCTATGAGCTGTTACAGGGAAATGTACAAGGAAAAAGTACGTCGCAAACAACAGTCAACTCTTGATGCGTTCCTTGTCTTAAAATCAGAGCCTCCCTCTCCCTAA
- the LOC140201510 gene encoding tigger transposable element-derived protein 1-like isoform X3, producing MSGKRLTSSSASCKPKQLRKAISLDIELDILRRFDAGEKLSTIAKTLGLATSEVATIRDSRDEIKTSVQIAAPLNAQTLYFHHSKVILNMERLLSMWIKDQTQDNVPLSTNVIQAKAKSLYDELLKEEGSGAQGKPFLASKGWFDMFQKRFNLHKVHNAVASTAINYPSELKKVIDEGAYMPEQVFNVGEMGLFWKRMPDRTYISKEEKAIPGFKASNDRLTLLVGGNAAGDFKLKPLLVYSCENPSALKGYAKPNLPVIWHSNSKAWMTVTIFHDWFINYFCPAVEKYCAKHHLSNKALLILDNTPSHPLNLNDLSNNVRVEYLSLNTAALLQPMDQGVIATFKRYYLRKTFKQLTYATDGEGKPTVREFWKSFNIMNAIDNIAESWDEVKVSTMNGAWKNIWPECINNFSGFPPAESAEKVTRDIVELANEAGFEDVVEGDVIHLLDSYEDYLSDEDLMLLEQEQASQEIDMIETPPAPLQIMTNHLSDALSYIDQVVHILSVNDPNRERSLRVGRLLQDAMSCYREMYKEKVRRKQQSTLDAFLVLKSEPPSP from the coding sequence ATGTCCGGAAAAAGGCTAACAAGTTCAAGTGCAAGTTGTAAACCTAAACAACTACGTAAAGCAATTTCACTGGATATAGAACTCGATATTTTACGAAGGTTTGATGCCGGAGAAAAACTTAGTACAATTGCTAAAACTTTGGGGCTAGCCACATCTGAAGTGGCAACGATAAGAGACAGCAGAGATGAAATTAAGACAAGTGTTCAAATTGCTGCACCATTAAATGCTCAAACACTCTACTTTCACCATAGCAAAGTGATACTTAATATGGAAAGACTCCTGAGCATGTGGATAAAAGACCAGACGCAGGATAATGTGCCATTAAGTACAAATGTTATTCAAGCTAAGGCCAAGAGCCTCTATGATGAACTTTTGAAAGAAGAGGGCAGCGGTGCACAAGGAAAACCTTTCTTGGCAAGTAAAGGGTGGTTTGACATGTTTCAAAAGCGATTCAACTTGCATAAAGTGCATAATGCTGTTGCCAGTACTGCAATAAATTATCCGAGTGAACTGAAGAAGGTAATTGATGAAGGAGCTTACATGCCAGAACAGGTATTTAATGTAGGCGAAATGGGTCTTTTTTGGAAACGCATGCCTGACAGAACATATATTTCAAAAGAAGAGAAGGCCATCCCGGGCTTTAAAGCTTCCAATGATCGCCTGACGCTACTTGTAGGAGGCAATGCTGCTGGTGATTTTAAGTTAAAGCCCCTTCTAGTGTACAGCTGTGAAAATCCCAGCGCTCTCAAGGGTTATGCAAAACCTAACCTACCGGTGATTTGGCACTCAAACAGCAAAGCCTGGATGACTGTGACTATTTTTCATGACTGGTTTATCAACTATTTCTGTCCAGCTGTAGAAAAGTACTGTGCCAAACATCATCTTTCCAACAAAGCACTGCTCATTTTGGATAACACTCCTAGCCACCCACTGAATCTAAATGATCTTTCGAATAATGTGCGAGTTGAGTACTTGTCCCTCAACACAGCAGCCTTATTACAACCAATGGATCAAGGTGTAATTGCAACTTTCAAAAGATATTATTTAAGAAAAACTTTTAAACAATTGACTTATGCAACTGATGGAGAAGGTAAGCCAACAGTTCGAGAATTTTGGAAAAGCTTTAACATTATGAATGCAATAGATAACATAGCTGAGTCATGGGATGAAGTGAAAGTTTCTACAATGAATGGTGCCTGGAAAAACATTTGGCCAGAGTGCATCAACAACTTTAGTGGCTTTCCACCAGCAGAATCAGCAGAAAAGGTTACCAGAGACATAGTAGAGCTAGCAAATGAGGCCGGATTTGAAGATGTTGTCGAAGGAGATGTGATTCACCTCTTGGATTCGTATGAAGATTATTTGTCAGATGAAGATCTCATGTTGTTGGAGCAAGAGCAGGCTTCACAAGAAATTGATATGATAGAAACACCACCAGCTCCTCTTCAAATAATGACAAACCATCTTTCGGATGCCTTATCATACATTGATCAGGTTGTGCATATCCTTAGTGTGAACGACCCAAACCGAGAACGTAGTCTAAGGGTTGGCCGCTTACTGCAAGATGCTATGAGCTGTTACAGGGAAATGTACAAGGAAAAAGTACGTCGCAAACAACAGTCAACTCTTGATGCGTTCCTTGTCTTAAAATCAGAGCCTCCCTCTCCCTAA
- the LOC140201510 gene encoding tigger transposable element-derived protein 1-like isoform X1, with protein sequence MEEILFPTWTDCGLTMRKSRIQDILKMSGKRLTSSSASCKPKQLRKAISLDIELDILRRFDAGEKLSTIAKTLGLATSEVATIRDSRDEIKTSVQIAAPLNAQTLYFHHSKVILNMERLLSMWIKDQTQDNVPLSTNVIQAKAKSLYDELLKEEGSGAQGKPFLASKGWFDMFQKRFNLHKVHNAVASTAINYPSELKKVIDEGAYMPEQVFNVGEMGLFWKRMPDRTYISKEEKAIPGFKASNDRLTLLVGGNAAGDFKLKPLLVYSCENPSALKGYAKPNLPVIWHSNSKAWMTVTIFHDWFINYFCPAVEKYCAKHHLSNKALLILDNTPSHPLNLNDLSNNVRVEYLSLNTAALLQPMDQGVIATFKRYYLRKTFKQLTYATDGEGKPTVREFWKSFNIMNAIDNIAESWDEVKVSTMNGAWKNIWPECINNFSGFPPAESAEKVTRDIVELANEAGFEDVVEGDVIHLLDSYEDYLSDEDLMLLEQEQASQEIDMIETPPAPLQIMTNHLSDALSYIDQVVHILSVNDPNRERSLRVGRLLQDAMSCYREMYKEKVRRKQQSTLDAFLVLKSEPPSP encoded by the exons atggaggagatattatttccaacCTGGACGGACTGTGGACTTAcgatgagaaagtcaaggatccaggaTATCTTGAAG ATGTCCGGAAAAAGGCTAACAAGTTCAAGTGCAAGTTGTAAACCTAAACAACTACGTAAAGCAATTTCACTGGATATAGAACTCGATATTTTACGAAGGTTTGATGCCGGAGAAAAACTTAGTACAATTGCTAAAACTTTGGGGCTAGCCACATCTGAAGTGGCAACGATAAGAGACAGCAGAGATGAAATTAAGACAAGTGTTCAAATTGCTGCACCATTAAATGCTCAAACACTCTACTTTCACCATAGCAAAGTGATACTTAATATGGAAAGACTCCTGAGCATGTGGATAAAAGACCAGACGCAGGATAATGTGCCATTAAGTACAAATGTTATTCAAGCTAAGGCCAAGAGCCTCTATGATGAACTTTTGAAAGAAGAGGGCAGCGGTGCACAAGGAAAACCTTTCTTGGCAAGTAAAGGGTGGTTTGACATGTTTCAAAAGCGATTCAACTTGCATAAAGTGCATAATGCTGTTGCCAGTACTGCAATAAATTATCCGAGTGAACTGAAGAAGGTAATTGATGAAGGAGCTTACATGCCAGAACAGGTATTTAATGTAGGCGAAATGGGTCTTTTTTGGAAACGCATGCCTGACAGAACATATATTTCAAAAGAAGAGAAGGCCATCCCGGGCTTTAAAGCTTCCAATGATCGCCTGACGCTACTTGTAGGAGGCAATGCTGCTGGTGATTTTAAGTTAAAGCCCCTTCTAGTGTACAGCTGTGAAAATCCCAGCGCTCTCAAGGGTTATGCAAAACCTAACCTACCGGTGATTTGGCACTCAAACAGCAAAGCCTGGATGACTGTGACTATTTTTCATGACTGGTTTATCAACTATTTCTGTCCAGCTGTAGAAAAGTACTGTGCCAAACATCATCTTTCCAACAAAGCACTGCTCATTTTGGATAACACTCCTAGCCACCCACTGAATCTAAATGATCTTTCGAATAATGTGCGAGTTGAGTACTTGTCCCTCAACACAGCAGCCTTATTACAACCAATGGATCAAGGTGTAATTGCAACTTTCAAAAGATATTATTTAAGAAAAACTTTTAAACAATTGACTTATGCAACTGATGGAGAAGGTAAGCCAACAGTTCGAGAATTTTGGAAAAGCTTTAACATTATGAATGCAATAGATAACATAGCTGAGTCATGGGATGAAGTGAAAGTTTCTACAATGAATGGTGCCTGGAAAAACATTTGGCCAGAGTGCATCAACAACTTTAGTGGCTTTCCACCAGCAGAATCAGCAGAAAAGGTTACCAGAGACATAGTAGAGCTAGCAAATGAGGCCGGATTTGAAGATGTTGTCGAAGGAGATGTGATTCACCTCTTGGATTCGTATGAAGATTATTTGTCAGATGAAGATCTCATGTTGTTGGAGCAAGAGCAGGCTTCACAAGAAATTGATATGATAGAAACACCACCAGCTCCTCTTCAAATAATGACAAACCATCTTTCGGATGCCTTATCATACATTGATCAGGTTGTGCATATCCTTAGTGTGAACGACCCAAACCGAGAACGTAGTCTAAGGGTTGGCCGCTTACTGCAAGATGCTATGAGCTGTTACAGGGAAATGTACAAGGAAAAAGTACGTCGCAAACAACAGTCAACTCTTGATGCGTTCCTTGTCTTAAAATCAGAGCCTCCCTCTCCCTAA